One Nicotiana tomentosiformis chromosome 1, ASM39032v3, whole genome shotgun sequence genomic window, CTTTTGGTAGTCCACTGGGTTTCCATCGTTCCATTAACGGTCTTGCTTTTGGTTTTGACAAGATTGCAAATGAATACAAGATCGTTAGGCTTGCAGAAGTTCGTGGGGAACCTCCTTTCTATTGCTTTACTACGAGAGAGTGGAGAGTTGAGGTTTATGAATTGAGTACTGATTCATGGAGAGAGGTAGATGATGTGGATCAACAGTTGCCTTATGTGCATTGGAATCCTTGTGCCGAGTTGTTTTACAAAGGGACCTCTCATTGGTTTGGAAACACAAATACAGTTGTAATTCTTTGTTTTGACATGAGTACCGAGACTTTTCGTAATATTAAAATGCCTGATACTTGTCATTCCAAAGACAGGAAGTGTTATGGGCTCGTAGTCATGAAAGATTCTTTAACGTTGATTTGTTACCCCTATCCAGGGTGTGAAATTTATCCAGCAATAGATTTCATGGAGATTTGGGTAATGAAGGAGTACGGTGTGAACGAGTCTTGGAGTAAGAAATACACAATTACACCTCTCGCGATAGAATCACCGTTGGCAATTTGGAAGGAGCATATATTGTTTCTTCAAAGCATAAGTGGACATTTGATTTCCTATGATCTTAATTCTGATGAAGTCAAGGAATTAGGCTTGCATGGTTGGCCTGAAAGTTTGAGAGTAACAATTTACAAGGAAAGCTTGACTTTAATTCTAAAAGGAAGCGAGCATTATATAGAAGTTCAATAATTTTGTAGAGGATTAACTCTCTTACTTAAAGAGCACCACCATTTCTACTACATGCCCTTTTGGGACAACTTTTACAGCTTTCCTTTATTTTTGCGGTAAGTAGCTTGTTCCTGAATTAGTTCAGTTATTACTAATGCTTATTGTGCCACTAAATATTCGTTGTGTTTAAATTTGGTAAAAGCCTCTTAAATACAGCTTTCTGTTCATTCATTTGTGGTAATGCTATGTTaaatttaaattcttattttggacAAGCAAAAACTTGTCTTTACAAATTTTCAAAAAGATTGCCCTTCTAATTTGACAAAACATATTTTTGCATATCAAGCTATTGTACAAAACTGAAATCGATTTACCTCGTGATTCTACCATAAATACGTCATAGCTAAACATGAAAATTTTCGTGGCAAAACactttgtatacggttaaaaccaggCCCACCCGACTTTACTATTTGGCCGAGACcgggagtttgcatcgaaggatggcctcgtaacgTAATAGACCATATCACGAGGATATGGTACCGAGTTCAAAACCGAGGTACCTGTCAGAttgaggctagtagcgatcgaagccaaacaagagagacatcgagcaagatcgaagatagcacaataagagaaaggcgagatatcagtgactggtcgaggatcacagTATAAATCTCGGTgattggtcgaggatcatggcgtaaat contains:
- the LOC104089309 gene encoding F-box protein CPR1-like, yielding MAEGITYKFPKDVVIYIILKLPIKSLLQFKCVSKSWYTLMQSYIFINLHLNRTTTADDEIILFKRSFKEEANQFRSIMSFLSSCDDNDDFYHVSPDLDVPYLTTTTSCVFHRFMGPCRGLIVLMDKVTTVLFNPSTRNYRLLKPSPFGSPLGFHRSINGLAFGFDKIANEYKIVRLAEVRGEPPFYCFTTREWRVEVYELSTDSWREVDDVDQQLPYVHWNPCAELFYKGTSHWFGNTNTVVILCFDMSTETFRNIKMPDTCHSKDRKCYGLVVMKDSLTLICYPYPGCEIYPAIDFMEIWVMKEYGVNESWSKKYTITPLAIESPLAIWKEHILFLQSISGHLISYDLNSDEVKELGLHGWPESLRVTIYKESLTLILKGSEHYIEVQ